In Vitis riparia cultivar Riparia Gloire de Montpellier isolate 1030 chromosome 19, EGFV_Vit.rip_1.0, whole genome shotgun sequence, the following proteins share a genomic window:
- the LOC117908117 gene encoding glycine-rich protein 5-like, protein MGSKFLILVLLGALVCATTSAARKLMSQEGSFQDEKTFFGRPGFGGGLGGGGGGGVGFGGGAGLGVGGLGGGGGGAGFGGGAGLGVGGLGGGGGGGFGGGGGLGGGSGFGGGAGGGFGGGAGLGGGAGGGGGRGGGGGLGGGAGGGFGGGAGGGFP, encoded by the coding sequence ATGGGTTCCAAGTTTCTTATTCTTGTGCTTCTTGGTGCCCTCGTTTGTGCCACTACTAGTGCTGCCAGGAAGCTTATGAGCCAAGAGGGCTCTTTTCAGGATGAGAAAACGTTCTTTGGTCGTCCTGGATTTGGTGGTGGACTaggtggtggaggtggtggtggagttGGCTTTGGTGGGGGTGCTGGTCTAGGAGTTGGCGGGCTTGGTGGAGGTGGCGGTGGAGCTGGCTTTGGTGGGGGTGCTGGTCTAGGAGTTGGCGGGCTTGGTGGAGGTGGCGGTGGAGGATTtggtggtgggggtggactaggTGGTGGGTCTGGGTTTGGTGGTGGAGCTGGTGGTGGCTTTGGAGGTGGGGCTGGCCTAGGCGGGGGAGCCGGAGGAGGTGGAGGTagaggtggaggaggaggaCTTGGCGGTGGAGCTGGCGGAGGATTTGGTGGAGGAGCTGGAGGTGGATTTCCTTGA
- the LOC117909054 gene encoding uncharacterized protein LOC117909054 isoform X2, translated as MEAPSFVSKARTALHSAAAKAERVLTDIKSDLKSDRDSDKQSSNSKISEPELSKKNAETNHERKHTRWRSPQKVTKQDWHDRLKNIRIGKKGVDNTEKSDNSTMSFHIFDENLYPKSPKSTSEAKGSDVFSFAEVSNAIDVNNIPPSSVIKQLAVAVETGKKFKSMKDLMVSSRDSSPVRERAGLSLSAVKSLVLREEKPTSEFGDNEKVLSLIHLLLDAEGDFLRRKFGSDAETLATKTSLPREIHAAPPESLVVKLSEVIGNFKTLRKMAIFWCGVVAELRKLWSEEQYVPGIPLDEIPDLNCCLLYQQLQVINCCISRKRRHVIATESLDSVIREAGSNIEEPFVSKGLVDEKSILYARISTGELVLRLGAGRPSDNLMMLETGEPIYVPVTQEGPLLTEDLIKETEEFVLRTGRHSLTICLIFSPMLSVGAGCSQLLSDMQAFKAANPGSILEDFVRWHSPPDWTDTEPSDECKDTFDGGDSLSARGQLSSRMRKEGNLWCELWKTAKPLPAVKQAPLFDEDLAVEGILHFLDDIPPSDLFKQLFVSLLGLGFVIAEATLSTNSNLSKLFHECKDYTIATCQRGTWIDKIDDLCQVYETVEMMLLHPEEILKIMKQPEEAVANADEPKRRFRRLAQIFGGKDRPARKPASKDQNVSEENPIRQPFSNMFDGRSSLFSKKPPKPDSTITADKPPLEENDWTIV; from the exons ATGGAGGCGCCCTCCTTTGTCTCCAAAGCGAGGACGGCCCTCCATTCTGCGGCAGCGAAAGCGGAGCGAGTCCTCACAGACATCAAATCCGATTTAAAAAGCGATCGAG ATTCTGATAAGCAATCGTCGAATTCAAAAATATCCGAACCGGAATTGTCGAAGAAGAATGCTGAG aCCAATCATGAACGGAAGCATACAAGGTGGAGATCTCCACAAAAAGTGACTAAGCAAGATTGGCATGACAGATTGAAGAATATCAGAATAGGGAAGAAAGGTGTTGACAACACTGAGAAATCTGATAATTCAACAATGTCCTTTCAtatttttgatgaaaatttgtaCCCAAAGAGCCCAAAAAGTACTTCTGAAGCAAAG GGTTCGGATGTGTTTTCATTTGCAGAAGTTTCTAATGCCATCGACGTGAATAACATTCCTCCATCATCTGTCATTAAACAATTAGCTGTAGCCGTTGA GACCGGGAAGAAGTTTAAGTCAATGAAAGATCTTATGGTGTCATCAAGAGATTCTTCACCAGTCAGAGAGAGAGCAGGCTTGAGTCTTTCTGCAGTGAAGTCATTAGTGCTTCGTGAGGAAAAGCCTACATCTGAGTTTGGTGATAATGAGAAAGTTCTCTCTTTGATCCATTTGCTGCTTGATGCAG AGGGAGATTTTCTCAGAAGGAAGTTTGGCTCTGATGCGGAGACACTTGCTACCAAAACATCTTTGCCTAGAGAAATTCATGCTGCTCCTCCTGAAAGCTTGGTCGTTAAGCTTTCTGAAGTCATTGGAAACTTCAAGACTCTGCGAAAAATGGCAATATTTTGGTGTGGGGTTGTCGCTGAA CTGAGAAAACTTTGGTCTGAGGAGCAATATGTACCTGGCATCCCCCTGGATGAGATTCCAGATCTAAATTGTTGTCTTTTATATCAGCAGTTGCAGGTTATTAATTGTTGTATTTCCAGGAAAAGGCGCCATGTTATTGCCACTGAATCATTAGACTCTGTAATAAGAGAAGCTGGTTCAAACATCGAAGAGCCTTTTGTTTCCAAAGGTCTGGTTGatgaaaaatctattttatatgCTAGAATTAGCACTGGGGAACTTGTCCTTCGATTGGGAGCTGGTCGCCCATCTGACAATTTAATGATGTTGGAAACTGGTGAACCAATCTATGTCCCTGTTACCCAG GAAGGACCTTTGCTTACAGAAGATCTTATAAAAGAAACAGAGGAGTTTGTTCTACGAACAGGGAG GCATTCTTTGACAATTTGTCTCATTTTTTCCCCTATGCTCAGTGTTGGTGCTGGATGTTCTCAACTACTTTCTGACATGCAGGCTTTCAAG GCTGCAAATCCTGGATCTATTTTAGAAGATTTTGTGAGATGGCATTCACCCCCTGATTGGACTGATACTGAGCCTAGTGATGAGTGTAAAGATACCTTTGATGGAGGTGATTCATTGTCTGCAAGAGGTCAACTCAGTAGTAGAATGCGCAAGGAAG GTAATTTGTGGTGTGAACTGTGGAAGACAGCCAAACCATTGCCAGCTGTTAAACAAGCACCCCTCTTTGATGAGGATTTGGCCGT GGAAGGTATTCTACATTTCCTAGACGACATCCCACCTTCTGATCTTTTTAAACAACTGTTTGTTTCTTTA CTTGGTTTGGGATTTGTAATTGCCGAGGCCACACTCTCCACAAATAGTAATTTGTCAAAGCTTTTTCATGAGTGCAAAGACTACACTATTGCTACTTGTCAAAGAGGCACCTGGATTGACAAAATTGATGATCTTTGCCAG GTGTATGAAACCGTGGAGATGATGCTGCTCCATCCAGAGGAAATATTAAAGATCATGAAGCAACCAGAAGAGGCGGTTGCCAATGCAGATGAACCAAAGCGTAGGTTTAGGAGGCTTGCTCAGATCTTTGGTGGTAAAGATAGACCAGCAAGAAAACCAGCATCAAAAGACCAAAATGTCTCTGAAGAGAACCCTATCCGGCAACCATTCTCTAATATGTTTGATGGCAGGTCATCTTTATTTTCGAAGAAGCCTCCTAAACCTGACAGCACAATTACTGCTGACAAACCTCCTCTAGAAGAAAACGATTGGACGATTGTGTGA
- the LOC117909054 gene encoding uncharacterized protein LOC117909054 isoform X3: MEAPSFVSKARTALHSAAAKAERVLTDIKSDLKSDRDSDKQSSNSKISEPELSKKNAEVKTNHERKHTRWRSPQKVTKQDWHDRLKNIRIGKKGVDNTEKSDNSTMSFHIFDENLYPKSPKSTSEAKGSDVFSFAEVSNAIDVNNIPPSSVIKQLAVAVETGKKFKSMKDLMVSSRDSSPVRERAGLSLSAVKSLVLREEKPTSEFGDNEKVLSLIHLLLDAEGDFLRRKFGSDAETLATKTSLPREIHAAPPESLVVKLSEVIGNFKTLRKMAIFWCGVVAELRKLWSEEQYVPGIPLDEIPDLNCCLLYQQLQVINCCISRKRRHVIATESLDSVIREAGSNIEEPFVSKGLVDEKSILYARISTGELVLRLGAGRPSDNLMMLETGEPIYVPVTQEGPLLTEDLIKETEEFVLRTGSVGAGCSQLLSDMQAFKAANPGSILEDFVRWHSPPDWTDTEPSDECKDTFDGGDSLSARGQLSSRMRKEGNLWCELWKTAKPLPAVKQAPLFDEDLAVEGILHFLDDIPPSDLFKQLFVSLLGLGFVIAEATLSTNSNLSKLFHECKDYTIATCQRGTWIDKIDDLCQVYETVEMMLLHPEEILKIMKQPEEAVANADEPKRRFRRLAQIFGGKDRPARKPASKDQNVSEENPIRQPFSNMFDGRSSLFSKKPPKPDSTITADKPPLEENDWTIV; encoded by the exons ATGGAGGCGCCCTCCTTTGTCTCCAAAGCGAGGACGGCCCTCCATTCTGCGGCAGCGAAAGCGGAGCGAGTCCTCACAGACATCAAATCCGATTTAAAAAGCGATCGAG ATTCTGATAAGCAATCGTCGAATTCAAAAATATCCGAACCGGAATTGTCGAAGAAGAATGCTGAGGTAAAG aCCAATCATGAACGGAAGCATACAAGGTGGAGATCTCCACAAAAAGTGACTAAGCAAGATTGGCATGACAGATTGAAGAATATCAGAATAGGGAAGAAAGGTGTTGACAACACTGAGAAATCTGATAATTCAACAATGTCCTTTCAtatttttgatgaaaatttgtaCCCAAAGAGCCCAAAAAGTACTTCTGAAGCAAAG GGTTCGGATGTGTTTTCATTTGCAGAAGTTTCTAATGCCATCGACGTGAATAACATTCCTCCATCATCTGTCATTAAACAATTAGCTGTAGCCGTTGA GACCGGGAAGAAGTTTAAGTCAATGAAAGATCTTATGGTGTCATCAAGAGATTCTTCACCAGTCAGAGAGAGAGCAGGCTTGAGTCTTTCTGCAGTGAAGTCATTAGTGCTTCGTGAGGAAAAGCCTACATCTGAGTTTGGTGATAATGAGAAAGTTCTCTCTTTGATCCATTTGCTGCTTGATGCAG AGGGAGATTTTCTCAGAAGGAAGTTTGGCTCTGATGCGGAGACACTTGCTACCAAAACATCTTTGCCTAGAGAAATTCATGCTGCTCCTCCTGAAAGCTTGGTCGTTAAGCTTTCTGAAGTCATTGGAAACTTCAAGACTCTGCGAAAAATGGCAATATTTTGGTGTGGGGTTGTCGCTGAA CTGAGAAAACTTTGGTCTGAGGAGCAATATGTACCTGGCATCCCCCTGGATGAGATTCCAGATCTAAATTGTTGTCTTTTATATCAGCAGTTGCAGGTTATTAATTGTTGTATTTCCAGGAAAAGGCGCCATGTTATTGCCACTGAATCATTAGACTCTGTAATAAGAGAAGCTGGTTCAAACATCGAAGAGCCTTTTGTTTCCAAAGGTCTGGTTGatgaaaaatctattttatatgCTAGAATTAGCACTGGGGAACTTGTCCTTCGATTGGGAGCTGGTCGCCCATCTGACAATTTAATGATGTTGGAAACTGGTGAACCAATCTATGTCCCTGTTACCCAG GAAGGACCTTTGCTTACAGAAGATCTTATAAAAGAAACAGAGGAGTTTGTTCTACGAACAGGGAG TGTTGGTGCTGGATGTTCTCAACTACTTTCTGACATGCAGGCTTTCAAG GCTGCAAATCCTGGATCTATTTTAGAAGATTTTGTGAGATGGCATTCACCCCCTGATTGGACTGATACTGAGCCTAGTGATGAGTGTAAAGATACCTTTGATGGAGGTGATTCATTGTCTGCAAGAGGTCAACTCAGTAGTAGAATGCGCAAGGAAG GTAATTTGTGGTGTGAACTGTGGAAGACAGCCAAACCATTGCCAGCTGTTAAACAAGCACCCCTCTTTGATGAGGATTTGGCCGT GGAAGGTATTCTACATTTCCTAGACGACATCCCACCTTCTGATCTTTTTAAACAACTGTTTGTTTCTTTA CTTGGTTTGGGATTTGTAATTGCCGAGGCCACACTCTCCACAAATAGTAATTTGTCAAAGCTTTTTCATGAGTGCAAAGACTACACTATTGCTACTTGTCAAAGAGGCACCTGGATTGACAAAATTGATGATCTTTGCCAG GTGTATGAAACCGTGGAGATGATGCTGCTCCATCCAGAGGAAATATTAAAGATCATGAAGCAACCAGAAGAGGCGGTTGCCAATGCAGATGAACCAAAGCGTAGGTTTAGGAGGCTTGCTCAGATCTTTGGTGGTAAAGATAGACCAGCAAGAAAACCAGCATCAAAAGACCAAAATGTCTCTGAAGAGAACCCTATCCGGCAACCATTCTCTAATATGTTTGATGGCAGGTCATCTTTATTTTCGAAGAAGCCTCCTAAACCTGACAGCACAATTACTGCTGACAAACCTCCTCTAGAAGAAAACGATTGGACGATTGTGTGA
- the LOC117909054 gene encoding uncharacterized protein LOC117909054 isoform X1 — protein MEAPSFVSKARTALHSAAAKAERVLTDIKSDLKSDRDSDKQSSNSKISEPELSKKNAEVKTNHERKHTRWRSPQKVTKQDWHDRLKNIRIGKKGVDNTEKSDNSTMSFHIFDENLYPKSPKSTSEAKGSDVFSFAEVSNAIDVNNIPPSSVIKQLAVAVETGKKFKSMKDLMVSSRDSSPVRERAGLSLSAVKSLVLREEKPTSEFGDNEKVLSLIHLLLDAEGDFLRRKFGSDAETLATKTSLPREIHAAPPESLVVKLSEVIGNFKTLRKMAIFWCGVVAELRKLWSEEQYVPGIPLDEIPDLNCCLLYQQLQVINCCISRKRRHVIATESLDSVIREAGSNIEEPFVSKGLVDEKSILYARISTGELVLRLGAGRPSDNLMMLETGEPIYVPVTQEGPLLTEDLIKETEEFVLRTGRHSLTICLIFSPMLSVGAGCSQLLSDMQAFKAANPGSILEDFVRWHSPPDWTDTEPSDECKDTFDGGDSLSARGQLSSRMRKEGNLWCELWKTAKPLPAVKQAPLFDEDLAVEGILHFLDDIPPSDLFKQLFVSLLGLGFVIAEATLSTNSNLSKLFHECKDYTIATCQRGTWIDKIDDLCQVYETVEMMLLHPEEILKIMKQPEEAVANADEPKRRFRRLAQIFGGKDRPARKPASKDQNVSEENPIRQPFSNMFDGRSSLFSKKPPKPDSTITADKPPLEENDWTIV, from the exons ATGGAGGCGCCCTCCTTTGTCTCCAAAGCGAGGACGGCCCTCCATTCTGCGGCAGCGAAAGCGGAGCGAGTCCTCACAGACATCAAATCCGATTTAAAAAGCGATCGAG ATTCTGATAAGCAATCGTCGAATTCAAAAATATCCGAACCGGAATTGTCGAAGAAGAATGCTGAGGTAAAG aCCAATCATGAACGGAAGCATACAAGGTGGAGATCTCCACAAAAAGTGACTAAGCAAGATTGGCATGACAGATTGAAGAATATCAGAATAGGGAAGAAAGGTGTTGACAACACTGAGAAATCTGATAATTCAACAATGTCCTTTCAtatttttgatgaaaatttgtaCCCAAAGAGCCCAAAAAGTACTTCTGAAGCAAAG GGTTCGGATGTGTTTTCATTTGCAGAAGTTTCTAATGCCATCGACGTGAATAACATTCCTCCATCATCTGTCATTAAACAATTAGCTGTAGCCGTTGA GACCGGGAAGAAGTTTAAGTCAATGAAAGATCTTATGGTGTCATCAAGAGATTCTTCACCAGTCAGAGAGAGAGCAGGCTTGAGTCTTTCTGCAGTGAAGTCATTAGTGCTTCGTGAGGAAAAGCCTACATCTGAGTTTGGTGATAATGAGAAAGTTCTCTCTTTGATCCATTTGCTGCTTGATGCAG AGGGAGATTTTCTCAGAAGGAAGTTTGGCTCTGATGCGGAGACACTTGCTACCAAAACATCTTTGCCTAGAGAAATTCATGCTGCTCCTCCTGAAAGCTTGGTCGTTAAGCTTTCTGAAGTCATTGGAAACTTCAAGACTCTGCGAAAAATGGCAATATTTTGGTGTGGGGTTGTCGCTGAA CTGAGAAAACTTTGGTCTGAGGAGCAATATGTACCTGGCATCCCCCTGGATGAGATTCCAGATCTAAATTGTTGTCTTTTATATCAGCAGTTGCAGGTTATTAATTGTTGTATTTCCAGGAAAAGGCGCCATGTTATTGCCACTGAATCATTAGACTCTGTAATAAGAGAAGCTGGTTCAAACATCGAAGAGCCTTTTGTTTCCAAAGGTCTGGTTGatgaaaaatctattttatatgCTAGAATTAGCACTGGGGAACTTGTCCTTCGATTGGGAGCTGGTCGCCCATCTGACAATTTAATGATGTTGGAAACTGGTGAACCAATCTATGTCCCTGTTACCCAG GAAGGACCTTTGCTTACAGAAGATCTTATAAAAGAAACAGAGGAGTTTGTTCTACGAACAGGGAG GCATTCTTTGACAATTTGTCTCATTTTTTCCCCTATGCTCAGTGTTGGTGCTGGATGTTCTCAACTACTTTCTGACATGCAGGCTTTCAAG GCTGCAAATCCTGGATCTATTTTAGAAGATTTTGTGAGATGGCATTCACCCCCTGATTGGACTGATACTGAGCCTAGTGATGAGTGTAAAGATACCTTTGATGGAGGTGATTCATTGTCTGCAAGAGGTCAACTCAGTAGTAGAATGCGCAAGGAAG GTAATTTGTGGTGTGAACTGTGGAAGACAGCCAAACCATTGCCAGCTGTTAAACAAGCACCCCTCTTTGATGAGGATTTGGCCGT GGAAGGTATTCTACATTTCCTAGACGACATCCCACCTTCTGATCTTTTTAAACAACTGTTTGTTTCTTTA CTTGGTTTGGGATTTGTAATTGCCGAGGCCACACTCTCCACAAATAGTAATTTGTCAAAGCTTTTTCATGAGTGCAAAGACTACACTATTGCTACTTGTCAAAGAGGCACCTGGATTGACAAAATTGATGATCTTTGCCAG GTGTATGAAACCGTGGAGATGATGCTGCTCCATCCAGAGGAAATATTAAAGATCATGAAGCAACCAGAAGAGGCGGTTGCCAATGCAGATGAACCAAAGCGTAGGTTTAGGAGGCTTGCTCAGATCTTTGGTGGTAAAGATAGACCAGCAAGAAAACCAGCATCAAAAGACCAAAATGTCTCTGAAGAGAACCCTATCCGGCAACCATTCTCTAATATGTTTGATGGCAGGTCATCTTTATTTTCGAAGAAGCCTCCTAAACCTGACAGCACAATTACTGCTGACAAACCTCCTCTAGAAGAAAACGATTGGACGATTGTGTGA
- the LOC117909328 gene encoding glycine-rich protein 5-like, translating into MASKLLLLLLLGAVVCTTGFARKLVSQKDYLEDEKTFFNHPTYGGGLGGGGGGGGGGLGGGGGAGFGGFGGGGGGGGGGGLGGGAGGGFGGGAGGGLGGGLP; encoded by the exons ATGGCTTCTAAGCTGCTTCTGCTTCTGCTTCTTGGCGCTGTTGTTTGCACCACTGGTTTTGCTAGGAAGCTTGTGAGCCAAAAGGATTATTTGGAGGATGAGAAGACTTTCTTTAATCATCCTACATATGGTGGAGGGCTAGGTGgtgggggtggtggtggtggtggcggcTTGGGTGGAGGCGGTGGAGCTGGCTTTG GAGGCTTCGGTGGTGGCGGTGGCGGTGGCGGTGGTGGCGGACTAGGCGGTGGAGCTGGTGGTGGATTTGGTGGGGGTGCTGGTGGTGGACTTGGAGGTGGATTGCCCTAA
- the LOC117908118 gene encoding glycine-rich protein 23-like, with translation MASKFLLLMLFSALVCTATAARRLVSQKGSSEDEKTFFFDPGYDGGLGGGGGGGFGGGGGGGLDGGAGFGGGSGFGAGGGLGGGGGGGFGGGGGGGLGGGSGFGGGAGAGFGGGTGVGGGAGGGGGGGFGGGGGGGGLGGGAGAGFGGGAGGGLGGGFP, from the coding sequence ATGGCTTCTAAGTTTCTTCTTCTTATGCTTTTTAGTGCTCTTGTTTGCACCGCCACTGCTGCTAGGAGGCTTGTGAGCCAGAAGGGTTCTTCTGAGGATGAGAAAACGTTCTTTTTTGACCCCGGGTATGATGGAGGGCTAGGTGGTGGAGGTGGCGGCGGCTTtggaggaggaggtggtggtgggttGGATGGGGGGGCCGGCTTTGGTGGAGGTTCTGGATTTGGAGCAGGAGGTGGGCTTGGTGGAGGTGGCGGTGGAGGGTTCGGCGGCGGTGGTGGTGGAGGACTAGGTGGTGGGTCTGGGTTCGGTGGTGGGGCTGGGGCTGGTTTTGGAGGTGGGACTGGGGTTGGTGGGGGAGCCGGAGGAGGTGGCGGTGGAGGCttcggtggtggtggtggaggaggCGGACTTGGTGGAGGAGCTGGTGCCGGCTTCGGTGGAGGAGCTGGTGGTGGACTTGGAGGTGGATTTCCTTGA
- the LOC117909323 gene encoding glycine-rich protein 5-like gives MASKFLLLVLFGALVCTTSAARKLLSQKGSFEDEKNFFHHHHPGYGGGLGGGGGGGFGGGGGGGLGGGAGAGGGAGFGGGAGVGGGGGLGAGAGGGFGGGGGGGLGGGGGLGGGAGGGFGGGGGAGAGGGLGGGAGGGGGGGFGGGGGGGVGGGAGAGFGGGAGGGVGGGLP, from the coding sequence ATGGCTTCTAAGTTTCTTCTTCTTGTGCTTTTTGGTGCTCTTGTTTGTACCACGAGTGCTGCCAGGAAGCTTCTGAGCCAAAAGGGTTCTTTTGAGGATGAGAAAAACttctttcatcatcatcatcctggATATGGAGGAGGACTAGGTGGTGGGGGTGGTGGTGGTTTTGGaggtggtggcggtggtggcTTGGGTGGAGGTGCTGGCGCTGGGGGTGGGGCTGGCTTTGGTGGGGGTGCTGGAGTTGGAGGAGGTGGCGGGCTTGGGGCAGGTGCTGGTGGAGGGTTTGGTGGAGGTGGTGGAGGAGGACTAGGTGGTGGAGGAGGACTAGGTGGTGGAGCCGGTGGTGGGtttggaggtggaggtggagctGGAGCTGGAGGTGGCCTAGGTGGGGGAGCTGGAGGAGGGGGCGGTGGAGGCTtcggtggtggtggaggtggaggagTTGGTGGTGGAGCTGGTGCAGGTTTCGGTGGAGGAGCAGGTGGTGGTGTTGGCGGTGGATTGCCTTAA
- the LOC117909055 gene encoding uncharacterized protein LOC117909055, with protein sequence MRCIYCQSLRLPSLPHLKYKHQLRTPRQLWLSSFQPANLIRSQHVSRPFPLATRPITTVPLALGFNSGLGFDSPANTGDLSVLIQTSALLFFAYWLANFVVPDIISRHLGLDKRGESEEPDGNNPFDDEKR encoded by the exons ATGAGATGCATCTACTGTCAATCTCTACGCCTTCCATCACTCCCACACCTCAAATACAAACACCAACTCAGAACACCTAGACAGCTTTGGCTCTCCAGCTTCCAACCCGCCAATCTTATACGGAGCCAACACGTTTCTCGGCCATTTCCTTTGGCAACCAGGCCTATTACCACAGTGCCTCTCGCTCTTGGTTTCAATTCCGGTCTTGGTTTCGATTCTCCAGCCAACACCGGTGACTTGTCGGTCTTGATCCAGACCAG TGCGCTACTTTTCTTTGCGTACTGGCTGGCAAACTTTGTCGTGCCAGATATAATCTCCAGGCATCTCGGATTGGATAAGAGAGGCGAATCCGAGGAGCCTGATGGTAATAATCCCTTTGATGACGAGAAGAGGTAA